The following are from one region of the Aspergillus chevalieri M1 DNA, chromosome 1, nearly complete sequence genome:
- a CDS encoding flavin reductase family protein (COG:S;~EggNog:ENOG410PSA4;~InterPro:IPR012349,IPR002563;~PFAM:PF01613;~go_function: GO:0010181 - FMN binding [Evidence IEA]), whose protein sequence is MKLFTYSRLGLLTGQAIAQLNVPQCLTRLARHPAGLGLNRPAQECQRRTLVDTPKPSLSDQVRLLMRRVPYPVAIITATDPHTHTHKDTQIEHSYRGMTVSSFSTVTLHPEPVVSFNVKRPSETLNALISSGRFLVHLLAPAKPTADLARDFSRGNHNLSIVNGKGDFEFVAHAQKVNENESDRPLPLLRRSGLRSRDIVDFPFVFECRLLPQQMEVFDHTIVLGHVVDTILQRPLDAEVRSQADSGELCLTYANTKFWEMGHEIK, encoded by the exons ATGAAGCTCTTTACATACTCTCGATTGGGGCTCTTAACGGGCCAGGCCATTGCGCAGTTAAATG TGCCGCAATGTCTCACCAGACTCGCCCGCCATCCCGCCGGACTCGGACTCAATCGACCTGCTCAAGAATGCCAGCGCAGAACCCTGGTTGACACTCCCAAACCCTCTCTCTCAGATCAAGTCCGCCTTCTCATGCgccgagtcccctaccccgTCGCCATCATTACAGCCACAGACCCGCATACCCACACCCACAAGGACACCCAAATCGAGCACTCCTACCGCGGCATGACCGTCTCCTCCTTCAGTACAGTAACCCTACACCCCGAACCAGTCGTCTCGTTCAACGTGAAGCGACCATCAGAGACACTCAACGCATTAATCTCCTCCGGACGGTTCCTCGTGCATCTACTAGCACCCGCGAAACCGACAGCAGATCTGGCGAGGGATTTCTCGAGGGGGAATCATAATCTGTCGATTGTGAACGGGAAGGGAGATTTTGAGTTTGTTGCGCATGCGCAAAAGGTGAATGAGAATGAGAGCGACAGGCCTCTTCCGCTGCTGCGGAGGAGTGGGCTGCGTAGCCGGGATATCGTGGATTTCCCGTTTGTTTTTGAATGCAGGCTCCTTCCGCAGCAGATGGAGGTGTTTGATCACACAATTGTGTTGGGTCATGTTGTGGATACGATTCTGCAGCGTCCGTTGGATGCTGAGGTCAGAAGCCAGGCAGACTCTGGCGAACTGTGCTTGACGTACGCTAATACCAAGTTCTGGGAGATGGGCCATGAAATCAAGTGA
- a CDS encoding mitochondrial 54S ribosomal protein bL31m (COG:J;~EggNog:ENOG410PQSV;~InterPro:IPR034600;~go_component: GO:0005762 - mitochondrial large ribosomal subunit [Evidence IEA];~go_function: GO:0003735 - structural constituent of ribosome [Evidence IEA];~go_process: GO:0032543 - mitochondrial translation [Evidence IEA]), which translates to MSLSTPLRRSAATTSTIRTPTTFICSQCRHATLLRRPKRPYTFTQLVTLSDGSTYTQRTTSPVPVYRSTRDTRNSLLWNPSSHKLMNVEEDEAGRLAAFRAKFGRSWDANTPTEEEVKKKEEDAQVRSEAAAAQAAGEQKLEKNNEAAEAEKARLQAEQAKADQEEEDNLLDLISSFGQEEEEAGNKKK; encoded by the coding sequence atGTCCCTCTCAACCCCCCTCCGCCGCAGCGCGGCCACAACATCCACCATCCGAACACCCACCACTTTTATATGCTCACAATGCCGCCATGCCACCCTCCTCCGACGCCCCAAGCGCCCCTACACCTTCACCCAACTCGTCACGCTCTCCGACGGCAGCACCTACACGCAACGCACAACCTCCCCGGTTCCCGTCTACCGCTCCACGCGCGACACCCGCAACTCGCTGCTATGGAACCCATCCAGCCATAAACTCATGAACgtcgaggaggacgaggccGGACGATTGGCTGCGTTCCGTGCGAAGTTCGGTCGCAGCTGGGATGCTAATACGCCGACTGAGGAGGAGGtgaaaaagaaggaggaggatgcgCAGGTTCGGTCTgaggcagcagcagcgcagGCGGCCGGGGAGcagaagttggagaagaatAATGAGGCTGCGGAAGCTGAGAAGGCACGGTTACAGGCGGAACAGGCTAAGGCGGatcaggaggaagaggataatCTGTTGGATTTGATTAGTTCGTTTGggcaggaggaagaagaggctgggaacaagaagaaatga
- the VPS5 gene encoding sorting nexin 1 (COG:U;~EggNog:ENOG410PI2Z;~InterPro:IPR027267,IPR035803,IPR001683,IPR036871, IPR015404;~PFAM:PF09325,PF00787;~go_function: GO:0035091 - phosphatidylinositol binding [Evidence IEA]), with protein sequence MDLDAGDSPWGDVPSQSTANLGASNPDIEETSTEQPTQQTGSSSSARRNPRVNRRINAQATKLEAVGDEVDPLGPLGDTAVDGGPSPIEQAPEPPQKEFAARNARPTSSTSRASSLAGMVDSVTLEENGAGFRDPPPVQPPVEGEGTKRQSQPSVSIEEAAKPTFEIVVGDPHKVGDLTGSHIVYQVRTQTTSKAYRQPEFAVSRRYRDFLWLYNSLHNNNPGVVVPPPPEKQAVGRFDTNFVESRRAALERMLNKIAAHPILQHDGDLKIFLESETFSIDIKNKENREPDLGQNKGMFSSFGISVGGGTKFVEHDDWFHDRKIYLDALENQLKSLMKAIDTVVAQRKGLAEAAGDFSASLHALATVELSPALATPLDGLSDLQLRIRELYERQAMQDVLTLGITIDEYIRLIGSVKTAFNQRQKSYHSWHAAESEMQKRRHTQEKLLRQGKTQQDRLNQVSADVADAERKVHQAKLLFEDMGRLMRNELQRFEREKVEDFKSGVETFLESAVEAQKELIELWETFLLQLDVGEEGNPLFSPQAPSNEPAAATAASAEVTTAGEGA encoded by the exons ATGGATCTGGACGCTGGAGACTCCCCATGGGGCG ACGTCCCTTCGCAATCGACTGCGAACCTTGGCGCGTCGAATCCTGACATCGAAGAAACAA GCACAGAACAACCCACTCAACAGACCGGTTCGAGCTCTTCGGCTCGACGAAACCCAAGAGTCAACCGACGAATCAATGCGCAAGCGACCAAATTAGAAGCCGTTGGTGATGAAGTTGATCCACTCGGCCCGCTTGGGGATACGGCCGTCGATGGCGGTCCTTCGCCCATCGAACAAGCACCCGAACCACCTCAAAAGGAATTCGCAGCGCGCAATGCCCGCCCTACATCGTCAACGTCGCGAGCATCCAGTCTTGCTGGGATGGTGGATTCGGTAACCCTGGAAGAGAATGGCGCTGGTTTCAGGGACCCCCCGCCAGTGCAGCCTCCggttgagggagaggggaCTAAGAGACAATCACAACCCAGCGTCAGCATAGAGGAGGCTGCTAAACCAACGTTTGAAATTGTGGTGGGGGATCCGCATAAAGTTGGAGACTTGACAGGCAGTCACATTGTGTATCAAGTCCGGACCCAG ACAACCTCTAAAGCATACCGGCAGCCGGAGTTTGCCGTCAGTCGTCGATACCGCGATTTCCTTTGGCTTTACAATTCCCTGCATAATAATAACCCCGGTGTCGTTGTGCCTCCGCCTCCGGAAAAGCAAGCTGTCGGTAGATTTGACACGAATTTCGTCGAGTCGAGAAGAGCTGCGCTGGAGCGAATGCTCAATAAGATTGCCGCACACCCTATCCTACAACACGATGGCGACCTCAAGATCTTCCTAGAAAGCGAGACCTTCAGCATTGACATTAAGAACAAGGAGAACCGGGAACCGGACCTTGGTCAAAACAAGGGCATGTTCAGCTCATTTGGAATTAGTGTTGGGGGAGGCACCAAGTTTGTCGAGCATGACGAT TGGTTCCATGACCGCAAGATTTACCTGGACGCATTGGAGAACCAGTTAAAGTCGTTAATGAAAGCTATCGACACGGTAGTTGCGCAGCGGAAGGGCCTTGCGGAAGCAGCTGGCGATTTCTCCGCCTCACTCCATGCTCTGGCAACAGTTGAGCTGTCACCAGCGCTTGCGACTCCTCTGGATGGGCTGTCGGACTTGCAATTGCGCATCCGGGAATTGTACGAGCGACAGGCAATGCAGGACGTTCTTACGCTCGGCATCACGATTGACGAATACATCCGCTTAATTGGAAGTGTCAAGACCGCTTTCAACCAGCGCCAGAAATCCTATCATAGTTGGCACGCAGCTGAGTCGGAAATGCAAAAGCGAAGGCATACCCAGGAAAAGCTTCTTCGGCAAGGGAAGACGCAGCAAGACCGTTTGAACCAGGTTAGCGCGGATGTGGCTGATGCGGAACGAAAGGTGCATCAGGCAAAACTGCTGTTCGAAGACATGGGTAGATTGATGCGCAACGAACTGCAACGATTCGAAAGGGAGAAGGTAGAGGATTTCAAGTCTGGTGTTGAGACGTTCTTGGAGAGTGCCGTTGAGGCACAAAAAGAG TTAATCGAGCTTTGGGAGACCTTCCTCCTACAACTGGATGTGGGCGAGGAGGGAAACCCCCTCTTCTCACCGCAAGCTCCTAGTAACGAACCTGCTGCTGCAACGGCTGCAAGTGCTGAGGTGACTACAGCTGGCGAGGGAGCTTAG
- the mde1 gene encoding methylthioribulose 1-phosphate dehydratase MDE1 (COG:G;~EggNog:ENOG410PHCC;~InterPro:IPR036409,IPR017714,IPR027514,IPR001303;~PFAM:PF00596;~go_component: GO:0005737 - cytoplasm [Evidence IEA];~go_function: GO:0046872 - metal ion binding [Evidence IEA];~go_process: GO:0019509 - L-methionine salvage from methylthioadenosine [Evidence IEA]), whose translation MTDIQNVENNDHLVQSDDPEHPANKIPDLCRRFYNWGWVTGTGGGTSIRQDDHIFIAPSGVQKEMMQPQNIFVLQWPTPKYPPSERKYIRKPLALKPSDCTPLFLSAFERGALCSIHTHSQWAVLVTLLVEREKGPDGCFEISDIEQIKGIPRGRGKGMLGFHDTLRIPIIENTPFEEDLTGSLEKAMDRYPDTYAVLVRRHGIYVWGDTVAKAKTQCESLDYIFQLAVEMHKLGLPWVKDS comes from the exons ATGACCGACATCCAGAACGTCGAGAACAACGACCATTTGGTCCAGTCTGATGACCCTGAACACCCAGCCAACAAAATCCCTGATCTCTGTCGCAGATTTTATAACTGGGGATGGGTGACTGGTActggtggtggt ACCTCGATCCGCCAAGATGACCACATCTTCATCGCTCCGTCTGGTGTTCAAAAGGAAATGATGCAACCTCAAAACATCTTCGTCCTACAATGGCCCACTCCGAAGTATCCTCCCTCCGAGCGCAAGTACATCCGCAAGCCCCTCGCGTTGAAGCCGTCGGACTGTACCCCTCTTTTCCTCTCTGCGTTTGAACGCGGTGCGCTCTGCAGCATCCACACCCATTCGCAGTGGGCCGTGTTGGTGACCCTGCTGGTCGAGCGCGAAAAAGGTCCCGATGGCTGCTTCGAGATCAGCGACATTGAACAGATCAAGGGAATCCCTCGCGGCCGGGGTAAGGGTATGCTGGGCTTCCACGACACCCTCCGAATTCCGATCATCGAGAACACTCCTTTTGAGGAGGATCTCACGGGAAGTTTGGAGAAGGCGATGGACCGGTACCCGGACACCTACGCGGTTCTGGTCAGAAGACATGGAAT CTATGTTTGGGGAGACACTGTTGCCAAAGCAAAGACCCAATGCGAAAGCTTGGATTATATCTTCCAGCTGGCCGTGGAGATGCACAAGCTTGGTCTCCCATGGGTCAAGGACTCTTAA
- the clxA gene encoding calnexin (COG:O;~EggNog:ENOG410PFWS;~InterPro:IPR001580,IPR009033,IPR018124,IPR013320;~PFAM:PF00262;~SECRETED:SignalP(1-23);~TransMembrane:1 (n6-17c23/24o494-515i);~go_component: GO:0005783 - endoplasmic reticulum [Evidence IEA];~go_function: GO:0005509 - calcium ion binding [Evidence IEA];~go_function: GO:0005515 - protein binding [Evidence IEA];~go_function: GO:0051082 - unfolded protein binding [Evidence IEA];~go_process: GO:0006457 - protein folding [Evidence IEA]) — MRFNSAFTSALVSSATLMGYAHAEEAEQKPDSSSVAEKPTFTPTNLEAPFLEQFTEGWDSRWIPSHAKKEDSKSEDDWAYVGNWAVEEPSIFKGIEGDKGLVVKDPAAHHAISAKFPKKIDNKGKTLVVQYEVKPQNSLVCGGAYLKLLQENKKLHAEEFSNTSPYVIMFGPDKCGATNKVHFIFRHKNPKTGEYEEKHLKAPPAARTSKVTSVYTLIVRPDQSFQILIDGEAIKNGTLLEDFNPPVNPAKEIDDPKDKKPADWVDESKIPDPEAKKPEDWDEEAPFEIVDEDATIPDDWLEDEPTSIPDPEAEKPEDWDDEEDGDWIPPTVANPKCNEVSGCGPWSAPLKKNPAYKGKWSAPLIDNPAYKGPWAPRKIANPAYFEDKTPSNFEPMGAIGFEIWTMQNDILFDNIYIGHSAEDAEKLRKETFDVKRPVEIAEEEAAKPKPEGKGATPSVSFKEDPILYVREKVDHFVGLAKQDPVHAIKQVPEVAGGLGALLVTMILIIVGAIGASSPAPSDSKKGKETAGKSKEKEGEATSSSADTGKGGATKRRS; from the exons ATGCGTTTTAACTCTGCCTTTACGTCGGCGCTTGTCTCTTCGGCCACTCTCATGGGTTATGCCCATGCTGAGGAGGCTGAGCAGAAGCCCGATTCGTCGTCGGTCGCTGAGAAGCCTACTTTTACG CCGACAAACTTGGAAGCGCCGTTCCTCGAACAATTCACCGAAGGCTGGGATTCCagatggatcccttcccacGCCAAGAAGGAGGACTCTAAATCGGAGGATGACTGGGCTTATGTCGGTAACTGGGCCGTCGAAGAGCCGTCCATTTTCAAGGGAATTGAAGGCGACAAGGGTCTCGTTGTGAAGGATCCTGCCGCTCACCACGCCATCTCTGCCAAGTTCCCCAAGAAGATTGATAACAAGGGCAAGACGTTGGTGGTTCAGTATGAGGTCAAGCCGCAGA ACTCCTTGGTCTGTGGTGGTGCCTACCTGAAGCTCCTCCAGGAGAACAAGAAGCTCCACGCTGAGGAGTTCTCCAACACCTCGCCTTACGTGATCATGTTCGGCCCCGACAAGTGTGGTGCCACCAACAAG GTCCACTTTATTTTCCGCCACAAGAACCCCAAGACCGGCGAGTACGAGGAGAAGCACCTCAAGGCTCCCCCGGCCGCTCGCACCTCCAAGGTCACTTCCGTTTACACCTTGATCGTCCGCCCCGATCAGTCCTTCCAGATCCTCATTGACGGCGAGGCCATCAAGAATGGCACCCTTCTTGAAGACTTCAACCCCCCTGTCAACCCGGCAAAGGAGATCGATGACCCCAAGGACAAGAAGCCGGCTGACTGGGTCGATGAGTCCAAGATCCCTGACCCTGAAGCTAAGAAGCCTGAGGACTGGGATGAGGAGGCGCCCTTCGAGATTGTCGATGAGGATGCCACCATTCCAGATGACTGGTTGGAGGATGAGCCTACCAGCATCCCTGACCCCGAGGCTGAGAAGCCGGAAGACTgggatgacgaggaggatggtgATTGGATTCCTCCTACGGTCGCCAACCCCAAGTGCAACGAGGTCTCTGGATGTGGTCCCTGGTCGGCCCCTCTGAAGAAGAACCCGGCCTATAAGGGCAAGTGGAGCGCTCCTCTGATTGACAACCCGGCCTACAAGGGTCCTTGGGCTCCTCGCAAGATTGCCAACCCTGCCTACTTCGAGGACAAGACTCCCTCTAACTTTGAGCCCATGGGTGCT ATTGGTTTCGAAATCTGGactatgcaaaatgacaTCCTGTTCGACAACATCTACATTGGTCACTCCGCCGAGGATGCTGAGAAGCTCCGCAAGGAGACCTTTGATGTCAAGCGCCCTGTGGAAATCGCTGAGGAGGAGGCCGCGAAGCCCAAGCCGGAAGGGAAAGGTGCCACCCCTAGTGTCAGCTTCAAGGAGGACCCCATTCTCTACGTCCGTGAGAAAGTGGACCACTTCGTTGGCTTGGCCAAGCAGGACCCCGTTCATGCCATCAAGCAAGTGCCCGAAGTGGCTGGTGGCCTGGGCGCCCTTCTCGTCACGatgatcctcatcatcgttgGAGCCATTGGCGCCAGCAGCCCTGCTCCTTCTGACAGCAAGAAGGGCAAGGAAACCGCTGGTAAGTCCAAGGAAAAAGAGGGCGAAGCTACCTCTTCCTCTGCGGACACTGGCAAGGGCGGTGCTACCAAGCGTCGGTCATAG
- a CDS encoding CoA-acylating methylmalonate-semialdehyde dehydrogenase (COG:C;~EggNog:ENOG410PFAG;~InterPro:IPR015590,IPR016162,IPR016160,IPR016161, IPR010061,IPR016163;~PFAM:PF00171;~go_function: GO:0004491 - methylmalonate-semialdehyde dehydrogenase (acylating) activity [Evidence IEA];~go_function: GO:0016491 - oxidoreductase activity [Evidence IEA];~go_function: GO:0016620 - oxidoreductase activity, acting on the aldehyde or oxo group of donors, NAD or NADP as acceptor [Evidence IEA];~go_process: GO:0055114 - oxidation-reduction process [Evidence IEA]), with the protein MAARRSLTQSLPALRITASSARVASASASRSLTSLSKSSSAMSSSQRIPSCVSSPLTATRRLHATAAQLTPATTSAASTATEYPTTHERIANPIDTTNFLDNEFVSSKATQWIDLHDPATNNLITRVPQSTDEELRAAVESAEEAFPAWRATSIMARQQILFKFVGLIKANWDRLAASITLEQGKTFPDAKGDVLRGLQVAETACGITTQITGEVLEVAKDMETRSYREPLGVVAAICPFNFPAMIPLWCLPVATVAGNCLIMKPSERDPGAAMILAELAKEAGFPPGVINIIHGSAKTVDFILDEPAIKAISFVGSNRAGEYIYNRGSANGKRVQANLGAKNHAAVLPDANKNQTLNAIVGAAFGAAGQRCMALSTAVMVGETQDWLSEMAERAKVLNVNGGFEEGADLGPVISPESQKRVEELITSAEQEGATILLDGRGYRPEKYPNGNFVGPTIITNVTPEMRCYREEIFGPVLVCLNVDTLDDAINLINKNEYGNGAAIFTRSGSTASRFQKDIEAGQVGVNVPIPVPLPMFSFTGNKKSIAGGGANTFYGKPGLQFYTQQKTVTSLWRAEDAVSTKAQVVMPTNS; encoded by the exons ATGGCCGCCCGCCGGTCTCTCACCCAATCTCTCCCCGCTCTCCGCATTACAGCTTCCTCTGCTCGAGTTGCTTCGGCTTCAGCATCACGTTCGCTGACGAGCTTGTCCAAATCGTCTTCAGCTATGTCGTCTTCTCAAAGAATTCCTTCATGTGTCTCTTCACCCTTGACGGCAACCCGTAGGCTCCATGCCACCGCCGCTCAACTCACCCCCGCAACTACCTCCGCGGCTAGCACCGCTACCGAATACCCGACCACCCATGAGCGGATTGCCAACCCCATTGACACTACAAACTTCCTCGACAATGAATTCGTCTCTTCCAAGGCTACGCAGTGGATCGACTTGCATGATCCCGCCACAAACAACCTCATCACCCGTGTGCCCCAGAGCACTGATGAGGAGCTCCGCGCCGCCGTCGAGTCGGCCGAGGAAGCCTTCCCAGCATGGCGTGCCACCAGCATCATGGCCCGCCAACAGATCCTTTTCAAGTTTGTCGGCTTAATCAAGGCAAACTGGGACCGTCTTGCCGCATCCATTACCCTGGAGCAGGGCAAGACTTTCCCAGATGCTAAGGGCGATGTGCTCCGTGGTCTGCAGGTGGCGGAGACTGCCTGTGGTATCACTACCCAGATTACAGGTGAGGTTTTGGAGGTCGCCAAGGACATGGAGACTAGAAGCTACCGTGAGCCATTGGGTGTTGTTGCAGCAATTTGCCCATTCA ACTTCCCCGCCATGATTCCTCTTTGGTGTCTTCCCGTTGCCACTGTGGCTGGTAACTGTCTTATCATGAAGCCCTCCGAGCGGGACCCTGGAGCGGCAATGATTCTGGCCGAACTAGCCAAGGAAGCTGGCTTCCCTCCAGGTGTGATCAACATCATCCATGGTTCTGCGAAGACGGTGGACTTCATTCTGGACGAGCCTGCCATTAAGGCTATTAGCTTTGTTGGCAGCAACCGGGCTGGTGAGTACATCTACAACCGTGGCTCTGCCAATGGCAAACGTGTCCAGGCAAATCTTGGCGCAAAGAACCATGCTGCTGTCCTCCCCGATGCCAACAAGAACCAGACTCTCAATGCTATCGTGGGAGCTGCATTTGGAGCCGCCGGTCAGCGTTGCATGGCTCTCAGCACCGCCGTCATGGTCGGTGAAACTCAGGACTGGCTGTCTGAGATGGCTGAACGGGCCAAGGTGCTGAATGTCAACGGTGGATTTGAAGAGGGGGCGGATCTCGGCCCTGTCATTAGCCCTGAGAGCCAGAAGCGGGTCGAAGAATTGATTACAAGTGCTGAGCAGGAGGGTGCGACTATTCTCCTGGATGGTCGTGGATACAGACCTGAGAAGTACCCCAACGGCAACTTT GTTGGTCCTACCATCATCACCAACGTCACCCCCGAAATGCGCTGCTACCGCGAAGAGATCTTCGGCCCCGTCCTCGTCTGCCTCAACGTCGACACTCTCGACGACGCTATTAACCTAATCAACAAGAACGAATACGGTAACGGCGCTGCGATCTTCACCCGCTCTGGCTCGACAGCCTCTCGCTTCCAGAAGGACATCGAAGCCGGTCAAGTCGGTGTCAACGTTCCCATCCCCGTCCCTCTACCCATGTTTTCGTTCACCGGTAACAAGAAGAGTAtcgctggtggtggtgcaaACACCTTCTACGGCAAGCCTGGGTTGCAGTTCTACACGCAGCAGAAGACAGTGACGAGTCTATGGAGGGCTGAGGATGCGGTTAGCACGAAGGCTCAGGTGGTTATGCCAACCAACTCATGA